GCTGAGAACAAGGAAAAAGAAAAGGATCAGGATTTAAAACCTGCTAAAGAACTGATTAAAGATGAGAATGTTCCAATGGGCATTTTTGAAAAAAGCAACAAAACTATCCATAAAGGGATAAACTTGGATCTGCCCACTTTTATAAGAAAAGGAATTTCCATAAAAATTTAATGGCCGTTAACCATGGCTAAAAAAATATTCTTGAACAATACACTGCGTAGTCCTTTGCGATTAGCGAGGATTGGCAAGGGATTGTCTCAAAAAGAACTGGCTTTAAAAATCGGGGTAAGCCGACAGACTATTCATGCAATGGAAAACGGGCTTTATGTGCCTAATACAGCTGTTGCTTTAAGGTTGGCAAGAGTTCTGGAAAAAAGCGTGGAGTTTCTTTTCCCCTATAGCCCGGATTTTATTGAAGCCGATATCGTCATTCAAGACAATCAGAAAATATCAAGTAGGTTTGTTGTCGGAGAGGTTAGAGGCAAGAAAGTGGCATGGCCTACTGACCTTCTTGAGTCGACTCTTGGGTTTTTTGAAGCCAATGCCCTGCGAATTCCACCCGTTGAAAAAAACAGTAAACAGTTGAGGCTTCTTTTCCCTTATTCGGAAATAGAAAAACAGCTTTTTTTGCTTGGTTGTGATCCAGCCCTAGGCTTGCTTTCCAACCGCCTTTCTCGGTACTCTGATTTCAGGGTTTGGTGGTTTAGGCACTCCAGTCTCAAAACCTTGCAATGCATGAAATCGGGATTTGCACATATTGGAGGTTTCCATTTCCCTAAGGAATACTCGAAGAATAATGTGGAGAGTGGAACAGAAGCTTTAATGGATACGGGGGGGTTGATCGTTGCTTTCAGTCAATGGGAAGAAGGGTTCGTGGTCAAAGCGGGTAATCCGATGGGGATATATAAAGTTGATGATCTTCTTCGCAAAGAGGTCCGATTTGTGAATAGGGATTGCGGATCGGGTTCCCATGTGCTTTTTGATATCCTCCTACAGAAAGCGGGGATTTCTACCAACCAGATAAACGGTTATAAAATTGAACTGCCGACAGCTCTTGATGTGGCTAGAGCAGTTGCGTATGGTTTTGCTGATGTGGGTTTGGCTTCCAGGCTTTGCTCAGAAATGTTAGCTTTGGATTTTATTCCTCTTTACCAAATGGAATTTTGCTTGGTCATTCCCAAGGATTTGATTTTACAACCCGCGGTAGAAAAGTT
The DNA window shown above is from Methylacidiphilum caldifontis and carries:
- a CDS encoding substrate-binding domain-containing protein translates to MAKKIFLNNTLRSPLRLARIGKGLSQKELALKIGVSRQTIHAMENGLYVPNTAVALRLARVLEKSVEFLFPYSPDFIEADIVIQDNQKISSRFVVGEVRGKKVAWPTDLLESTLGFFEANALRIPPVEKNSKQLRLLFPYSEIEKQLFLLGCDPALGLLSNRLSRYSDFRVWWFRHSSLKTLQCMKSGFAHIGGFHFPKEYSKNNVESGTEALMDTGGLIVAFSQWEEGFVVKAGNPMGIYKVDDLLRKEVRFVNRDCGSGSHVLFDILLQKAGISTNQINGYKIELPTALDVARAVAYGFADVGLASRLCSEMLALDFIPLYQMEFCLVIPKDLILQPAVEKFIDFLQSGDFKEELTLLAGYNFDSLGKIVKEVNEKREKRPRNGL